From Ruminococcus sp. HUN007, a single genomic window includes:
- a CDS encoding nitrogenase component 1, producing the protein MADNIKRTNTITHPRYGCAIGAVFSVAAIPGAVPIANCGPGCVGKQAGIITTASQGSVYPAAGNIPSVNLGENEVVFGGAKKLDTLVKSTLKIMKGDLFVILTGCSGELVGDDVDSVVRKYRNKGYNIVNASTAGFKGNNLYGHEQISIAIIDQFVGDFKGRKRKKLINLWFETPYFDPFWRGDYSEIKRVLEGAGFEVNILFGSLSKGSESWKNIPKAAFNLLISPWVGLKTVKHLEKKYGQKYLHIPVIPIGEEATTEFLRKVVEFAGIEKSKSENFIKEEAKQYYDFIEHFSAFFSQYWFGLPSKFAVVGDSTYNTALTKFLSDQLGLVPLKNIITDNPPEKYRESIRDVYHNLTEDGLSVEPDFETDGYWIEKQLKETDFGTEIGVIFGSSWEKQLAKDKGLTLIETSAPSANEVVLNRSYVGYRGALTLIEKVYTAAMGSR; encoded by the coding sequence TTGGCTGACAATATCAAAAGAACAAACACAATAACACATCCGCGTTACGGCTGTGCGATAGGAGCGGTATTTTCCGTTGCTGCTATACCGGGAGCAGTTCCGATAGCAAACTGCGGTCCGGGCTGTGTCGGAAAACAGGCCGGTATCATTACGACCGCTTCACAGGGATCAGTGTATCCCGCAGCAGGGAATATTCCAAGTGTGAACCTCGGAGAAAATGAGGTGGTGTTCGGAGGAGCTAAAAAGCTTGACACACTTGTAAAATCCACGCTGAAGATCATGAAAGGTGATCTGTTTGTAATACTGACCGGATGTTCAGGTGAACTTGTCGGCGATGATGTTGATTCCGTAGTGCGTAAATACAGGAATAAGGGCTATAACATCGTAAATGCTTCGACAGCAGGGTTCAAGGGTAATAATCTTTACGGACATGAACAGATCTCGATAGCGATCATAGATCAGTTTGTGGGAGACTTTAAGGGCAGGAAACGTAAAAAGCTTATTAATCTCTGGTTCGAGACACCGTATTTCGATCCGTTCTGGAGAGGTGATTATTCTGAGATAAAGCGTGTTCTTGAAGGTGCAGGATTTGAAGTCAATATTCTTTTCGGATCGCTCAGCAAGGGAAGTGAAAGCTGGAAGAACATCCCGAAGGCGGCTTTCAATCTGCTGATTTCTCCGTGGGTCGGACTTAAAACAGTTAAACATCTCGAAAAGAAATACGGTCAGAAATATCTGCACATTCCGGTCATCCCGATTGGTGAGGAAGCAACAACTGAATTTCTGCGCAAGGTGGTGGAATTCGCCGGCATCGAAAAATCAAAGTCGGAGAACTTCATTAAAGAGGAAGCAAAGCAGTATTATGATTTCATTGAACATTTTTCAGCTTTCTTCTCGCAGTACTGGTTCGGACTTCCGTCGAAGTTTGCGGTTGTAGGTGACAGTACATACAATACGGCACTTACAAAGTTCCTTTCTGACCAGCTCGGACTTGTGCCGCTAAAGAACATAATTACTGATAACCCTCCGGAAAAGTACCGTGAAAGCATACGCGATGTATATCATAATCTTACGGAAGACGGTTTGTCGGTCGAGCCGGATTTTGAAACGGACGGCTACTGGATCGAAAAACAGCTGAAGGAAACTGATTTCGGAACAGAGATAGGTGTGATCTTCGGAAGCTCCTGGGAGAAGCAGCTTGCTAAAGATAAGGGACTCACTCTTATCGAAACCTCAGCTCCTTCAGCAAATGAAGTTGTACTGAACAGAAGCTATGTCGGCTACCGTGGTGCACTGACACTTATCGAAAAAGTCTATACTGCGGCAATGGGCAGCAGATGA
- a CDS encoding nitrogenase component 1 translates to MSTRKINLSMSECSNREMRLGTITSWDGSASELLKASDYEDRSAKKTDKCCGKRGRACQLCELNMPFSQETTCAHAMVACQIGNLTDCILVEHSPIGCSAQQHGLNVSMNIGLARRHKQPQTISILSTNLLENDMVFGASNKLRQTIRDAYYRYSPKAIFISMACSTAIIGEDIDSIADELQNELGIEVIPLHCEGFRSKHWSTGFDISQHGILRSIVEKNPKKKQKDLINIVQLWGTDYFSDILKPLGLRVNYLVDMASYDELKQASEALATTTFCHTLGSYMATALEEHFGVPQINAPQPYGIAATDEWLRAIAKVAGKEDIVEEYIESEHRRIQPELDALREKLKGLYGFVMTGSAYAHGLTSVLKELGVGVDGSIVFHHDPVYDSGNEHQNTLKFLVDNYGDIPYFTVSKTQPFQLPAILKRSKADFVIIRHGGLATIAAKLGIPSLAMGDESIPIGYDGIIRTGKIILNIIARKRFDRILARHTELGYTDWWLSQEDPFILARHPELLDEEDKAVIHTEKENKSVIHTENKAEGEKEVG, encoded by the coding sequence GACAGAAGCGCAAAGAAAACAGATAAATGCTGCGGAAAGCGCGGAAGAGCCTGTCAGCTGTGTGAACTGAACATGCCTTTCAGCCAGGAAACTACCTGTGCACATGCCATGGTAGCATGTCAGATAGGAAATCTCACTGACTGTATTCTTGTTGAACATTCTCCGATAGGATGTTCAGCCCAGCAGCATGGACTCAATGTTTCAATGAATATAGGACTTGCCCGACGACATAAACAGCCGCAGACAATTAGCATTCTCAGCACCAATCTTCTTGAAAATGACATGGTGTTCGGTGCAAGCAATAAACTCAGACAGACTATCCGCGACGCTTACTACAGATACTCGCCGAAAGCGATATTTATTTCGATGGCGTGCTCAACTGCGATCATCGGTGAAGATATCGACAGTATAGCTGATGAACTGCAGAATGAACTCGGAATTGAAGTTATTCCTCTTCACTGTGAGGGCTTCCGTTCAAAGCACTGGAGCACGGGATTTGATATTTCACAGCACGGAATCCTGCGAAGCATAGTTGAGAAAAATCCGAAGAAAAAACAGAAGGACCTTATAAACATAGTTCAGCTCTGGGGAACGGATTACTTCAGCGACATTTTAAAACCGCTCGGACTTCGTGTGAATTATCTCGTTGACATGGCAAGCTACGATGAACTTAAACAGGCAAGTGAAGCCCTGGCGACAACGACTTTCTGCCATACACTTGGTTCCTATATGGCGACTGCACTTGAAGAACATTTCGGTGTTCCTCAGATAAACGCACCTCAGCCATACGGGATAGCAGCAACGGACGAATGGCTGCGTGCGATAGCAAAGGTGGCCGGCAAAGAGGACATCGTTGAGGAATATATAGAAAGCGAGCACCGGAGAATACAGCCGGAACTCGATGCACTGCGTGAAAAACTGAAAGGCCTGTACGGTTTCGTTATGACCGGTTCAGCCTATGCACACGGTCTTACTTCAGTTCTCAAGGAACTCGGAGTGGGTGTTGACGGTTCCATAGTATTTCACCACGATCCTGTTTATGACAGCGGAAATGAACATCAGAACACACTGAAATTCTTAGTCGACAATTACGGCGACATTCCTTACTTCACCGTCAGCAAGACACAGCCTTTCCAGCTCCCGGCCATACTGAAGCGTTCGAAGGCAGACTTTGTTATCATCCGTCACGGCGGTCTGGCCACAATAGCAGCAAAGCTCGGCATACCGTCGCTTGCTATGGGCGATGAAAGCATTCCGATCGGTTATGACGGAATCATCAGAACCGGAAAGATCATTCTTAATATTATCGCAAGAAAACGTTTTGACAGAATACTTGCACGGCATACGGAACTGGGATATACAGACTGGTGGTTAAGTCAGGAAGATCCTTTTATCCTTGCAAGGCATCCTGAATTACTTGATGAAGAAGATAAAGCGGTGATCCATACGGAAAAAGAAAACAAATCAGTGATCCATACAGAAAATAAAGCAGAAGGAGAAAAAGAAGTTGGCTGA